One segment of bacterium DNA contains the following:
- the glgA gene encoding glycogen synthase GlgA: MVPFAKTGGLADVSGVLPRAIKTQGHDVRVVMPKYKVVDNQKFGLRTLTKSLSIPVGKEVAIVSILEGELGKGIPIYFIDYKPYFERKELYGTSEGAYEDNAERFILFSRALLEAVKAIGFQPDVIHCNDWQTGLIPVYLKTLYKNDPFFQRTATVLTIHNIAYQGTFPKQTLNLAGLGEEEFTPEKLEFHGQVSFLKGGLVYADVLNTVSVAYSKEIQCSPEFGYGLEGVLAHRSQDLYGILNGVDYDEWNPAKDQFIAVNYTVGEIDKKMECKRALLEENNLPVDLEWPLVGIVSRLAQQKGLDIIGEAIDEIMDLDLFFILLGTGEEEYHKLFSRIGKKYSRKAAIHITFDNRLAHRIYAGCDLFLMPSRYEPCGLGQLISLAYGTASIVNPTGGLADTIEEFESETGKGNGFLLSEYSATALVNALKRAITVYRQKEAWQRLVNNMMEANFSWVTSTKEYLKLYQRAMDKRGEN, from the coding sequence GTTGTCGACAATCAAAAGTTTGGATTAAGGACACTTACTAAAAGCCTGTCTATTCCTGTAGGAAAAGAGGTCGCCATAGTTTCAATTTTAGAAGGCGAACTGGGAAAAGGGATACCCATATATTTTATAGATTATAAACCTTACTTTGAGAGGAAAGAACTCTATGGCACTTCAGAGGGCGCCTATGAAGATAACGCAGAAAGGTTCATTCTTTTTTCCAGAGCACTATTGGAAGCGGTTAAGGCAATCGGGTTTCAACCCGATGTGATTCACTGTAACGATTGGCAGACAGGTTTAATTCCTGTCTACCTGAAGACATTATATAAGAATGACCCTTTCTTTCAGAGAACGGCAACAGTTTTAACTATTCATAACATTGCCTATCAAGGGACATTTCCTAAACAGACTCTAAATTTGGCTGGCTTGGGCGAGGAAGAATTTACTCCTGAAAAGTTGGAATTCCATGGGCAGGTTAGCTTTCTCAAGGGAGGACTGGTTTACGCAGATGTATTGAATACCGTAAGCGTAGCCTATAGCAAGGAAATTCAGTGTTCACCCGAATTTGGATACGGTTTGGAAGGAGTCCTTGCCCATCGTAGCCAGGATCTCTACGGGATACTTAATGGGGTTGACTATGATGAATGGAATCCAGCGAAGGACCAATTCATTGCTGTCAACTATACCGTAGGGGAGATAGATAAAAAAATGGAATGTAAGAGAGCTCTCTTAGAGGAGAATAACCTGCCAGTTGACTTAGAGTGGCCTTTAGTGGGAATCGTCTCCCGGCTTGCCCAGCAGAAGGGACTCGATATTATTGGAGAAGCAATTGATGAAATAATGGATTTAGATTTGTTCTTTATTCTCTTAGGAACGGGTGAGGAAGAATATCATAAGCTTTTTTCCCGGATTGGCAAGAAGTATTCCAGAAAAGCAGCAATTCATATTACCTTTGATAATCGACTTGCTCATAGAATCTATGCCGGTTGTGACTTGTTCTTGATGCCTTCCCGCTATGAGCCCTGCGGGTTGGGACAGTTAATCAGTTTAGCGTATGGCACTGCTTCTATTGTTAATCCCACAGGTGGTTTGGCGGACACAATTGAAGAATTTGAGTCAGAGACAGGTAAAGGAAATGGCTTTCTACTAAGCGAATATTCGGCTACTGCCCTGGTGAATGCGCTCAAAAGAGCAATAACTGTTTATAGGCAGAAGGAAGCCTGGCAAAGGTTGGTTAACAATATGATGGAGGCCAATTTCTCCTGGGTTACCTCTACGAAGGAATATTTGAAATTATATCAAAGAGCAATGGATAAGAGAGGGGAAAATTAG